GGCGGCGCCGGCACTGTCGCCTTCGGCCTGGCGGGCATAGATCGCAACCCCCACGGTCTCGGCCCCCCGCGACCAGAGCAGGGCCGAGAGGGTGAGTTCGTTGAAGGCGGTGAGCAGCACCAGCAGCGCGCCACCGGCCGCGGGGCCGGCGAGCGCCGGCCAGGCGCCGACGCGGATCCGGGCCGGGAAGCCGGCGCCGGCCAGACGCGCGGCCTGTTCCGGGGCCGGATCCAGCCGTTCCGCGGCGGCCCGCACCGGCGCCAGCACCAGCCCCGGAAACCGGCCGAGATAGGCGGCGAGCAGGATGGCTGGCGTGCCGTAGAGGGTGAGCCCGATGCCCGGCAGCGGCGGCAGAAAGGCCAGGATCACCCCGATCGCGAACACCGTGCCCGGCAGGGCGAGGGCCAGATCGAAGCCGCCGGCGGCCAGCCGGGCGGCGGGTGCGCCGCGCGCGGCCAAGAGGCCCAGCGGCAGCGCCACCGCAACCGACACGAGCGCGGTGGCCAGGGCGAGCCAGGCGGAGGTGATCACGGCGCCGCCCGCCCCGTGGCGGAGGTCCAGTGCCGCGCGATAGCCGTCGAGACTGGCGGTGGCCGCTGTCAGGGGCACGCCGGGCGCCGGCACCAGCGAGGCCGCGACCAGGGCCGCCAGCGGCAGCAGCGACAGGGCGATCATCAGCATCCAGGCCGGCCCCGCGATCTGACGGCGGCGCCTGCCCAGCGGCAGGCGGGGCACCAGCCGGCCGCCATCGGCGACGCGCGCGGCACGCCCGGCCATCAGGGATTGCAGGCGCAGCAGGCCCAGCGTGCCCAGGCCGAGCAGGCCGGCCAGGGCCGCCGCCTCGCCCACCGCTGCCGGCCCGAAGCCCGACAGGCGCTGATAGATCAGCGTCGACAGCACCGGATAGTCGCCGGGAATGCCGAGCAGGGCGGGCACGCCGAAATTGCCCGCGGCGGATACCAGCGACAGTGCCGCGGCCGCGGCAAGCGCCGGGGCCACCAGCGGCCGGGCCGCGACGGCAAGGGCGGCGGAGGGGCCGGCACCTGCAACCCGTGCCGCCTCGGCGGGTTCGGCCGGAATGCGGGTGACGGCGCCGATCACCGCCAGAAAGGCGATCGGCATATGCTCCACCCCCATCACCAGCCACACGCCCCAGGCGCTTTCCAGCGGGTTGGGGCCGAACCCGCCCAGCCCCAGCACCCGGGCCAGCGGGCCTGCGGGATCGAAGGCCCGACCCCAGGCGAGCGCCGCAATCTGGCTGGGGATCAGCATCGGCAACAGGGCGAGGGCCGCGAAACCGCGCCGGCCCGGCAGGTCGGTCAGCCCGGCCAGCAGGGCGGCACCACCGCCCAGCACCAGGGCCGCGACCGTGGAGGCCAGGGCCGTCACCAGCGTATTGAGCCCGGCCTGCAGCACCCGCCCGTCGCCGAGCAGGCCGAGCCCGAGCCCGCCCGCCACCGCCTCGACCGCAATGAAGCCGAGCGGCAGGCCGGCCAGCAGCAGTGCGGCCGCCACCGCCGGCAGGCCCGCGCGGCCGGCGCGGGGATCGCCCGGCGGGCCGCCCGCCTCGGCCAGTGAAAGGCGGACGGCCGGCAACAGGCGGAACCGCGCCGGAAACCGGAAGCGAGAGGCCGGGATCACCCGCCGAACAGCGCCGCGAAGCGGCGGCGGGTCTCCTCGCCGGTGGCGGCGAGCGCGTCGGGCGCAATCTCCAGCAGCCTGACGGTGGCCGGACGCCCCGGCGGCGCGCCGGCCTCGGGCCGCAGCGGCATATAGCCCTGGGCGACCGCGAAGCGCTGGCCGGTTTCCGACAGCAGCCAGGCCACGAAGGCGCGGGCGGCGTCGACATTGCGGGCGGTCTTCAGGATCGCGACCGGCTCGGTAACGGCGGTCGCCCCTTCCGCGGGGTAGACGAAACCGACCGGCGAGCCCTTGGCGGCGGCATTGAAGGCCATGAAATCGACCAGCACGCCATAGGCGGCGCGGCCGGTCGCGACCGCATCCAGCACCGCGCCATTGCCCTGCAGGGCGGTTGCGCCATTGGCCTTCAGCGCCTCCATGTAAGACCAGCCGAGGCCTTGGGTGGCGGTGACGGTGCCGACATGAATGGTGGCCGCACCGGAATAGAGCGGGCTCGGCATCACCACCCGGTCCTTTGCGGCGGGGGCGGCGAGATCGGCCCAGCCGGTCGGTGCGGGCAGGCCGGCGGCGGTGTTCCAGGCGATGCCGGTGGCGATGATCTTGGTGCCGAACCAGGTGCGATCCTGGTCGTAAGACGTGGCGGGCAGCCCCTCGACCGGTGCGTCGGGCCAGGCTGCCAGGCGATCGCGCGCCTTCAGCCCCGCCATCGCCACGCTGTCGGCGATCAGCAGCAGGTCGGGTTCTGGGCTGCCGGCGGCGAATTCGGCATCCAGCTTGGCCAGCACCTCGGTGGTGCCCGACCGGAAGAACTCGACCGTGACCTCGGGTTCCGCCTTGTTGAAGGCGGCGATCAGATCGGCCATCGCCTTGTTGGGGGTCGAGGTGTAGACGACCAGACGGCCCTGGGCGGCATCGGCGGCGGCGGGCATCAGGGTGGCTGCGGCAAGGGCCGCGGCCAGCAGCAGGGTGGGCGTCTTCATGGGGCGTGATCTCCACGGGCGAACCGATCTGCCCGCATACCACGCCCGTGTTGCAGGCAGATGTCGGCCATCGCGGGATCGGGCCGTCGCGGGATCGGGGCGTCGGTGCTCAGCCGCCGGTGCGGGTCAGCGCGCCGATCAGCACCACAGGGCCGGTGGGGGCGCCGGATGGCGAGCCGCCGGCGGGTTCGATCGAAACCGCCAGGCCCAGCCCGTCACCCAGGCGGGGGCCGAGCGTCGCGGGCAGGTCGACCCGGGTCTCGTGCGCCGGATCGATCAGGCCCAGCGAAACCGGTGCCGCGCCTTCGCCCGGCAGGGCCCAGAGTTCGAAATCCCGGGGCCCGGGCGCAGCCTCTGCCGCGGTTCCGGCCGCCGGCACGCCCAGCGTGCGGACCAGCAGCCGCTTCCGGCCGAAGCCTTCGCCCGGCTCGGCCGATACCACCCAGGTCGGGGCTTCGGCGGCCTCCAGCGGGCGCAGCACCGCCACCAGCCGGGTGGCGTCGGGATCGGGCAGAGGCTGGCGGATCAGCAGGAAGGCGGCCATGGCCGCAGCCGCCACCGCGGCAAGCCCGGCCGCCCCGGCGGTCCAGCGCCAGAGGGTCAGACCGCGGCGGAGGTCGATCACCTGCGCCGCCTCGCTCCGGCTGGTGTCGCCCGCAAGGCTGGCATCGATGCGCGCCTTCAGGCGGGCGGGCGGCGCGACCGGATCCAGCGCCAGCGCCATCGGGGCCAGCCGGCGTTCCCAGTCGGCGACCGCCGCGCGCAGTGCCGGATCCCGGGCGATCTCGGCGCGCAGCGCCGTCCGCGCCGGCTCGTCCAGCGTGCCCAGCACGTATTCGGCAATGTCGACGTCGCGCGGATCGGGAACCTCCCGCGGATCGGTCGGGCCGGCGGTCATCGCTCCAGGCACTCCTTCAGCGCGGCCAGGCCGCGACGGATCCAGCTCTTGACGGTGCCGAGCGGCTGGCCGGTGCGGCCGGCGATCTCGCCATGGCTCAACCCGTCGACATAGGCAAGGCGGACGCTGCCGCGCGCGCCCTCGGACAGCTCGGCCAGACAGGTTTCCAGCCGGTTGATCCGGCCGGGCAGTTCCGGTGTCGTGAAAGTGGGGGGACTGTCGGCATCCGCGGCGGCCGCCTGATCGGCCAGATCGGCGACGATGACCGGGTCGGCGGCGGTTTCGCGGCCGCGCCGGCGCAGCAGATCGAGCGCCCGATAGCGCAGAATGCCGATCGCCCAGGCCGTGACCTCGCCGCGGGCACGGTCGTAGCGCCCGGCATTGCGCCAGATCTGCACGAAGGCGTCGTGGACGGCGTCCTCGGCCAGATCGGCATCCCTCAGCATGCGCAGGGCGACCGCGTGCAGCCGGCCCGACAGCCTGAGATACAGCGCGTCGAAGGCGCGCCGGTCGCCGGTGCCCACGGCTGTCAGCAGGTCGTGCAGACCGTCGGTTTCCGGCCCGTGGTCCATGGACCCGCCCCGCCCCCTCGCGATGAATGACGGGCAACCCTATCACGTCGCTGTGGATCGTGCATGTGCATCCGGGGCGGGGCGGGCAGGCGGGGTCAGCCCTTCGGGATCAGCACCCGGTCGATCACCTGGATGACGCCGTTCGACTGCAGCACGTCATAGGTCGAGATGTCGGCGGTGTGGCCGCCGGCATCGGCGATAACGATATTGTCGGGGCCGTTCATCATGGCGGTCAGCGTGCCGCCCGACAGCGTCGTCAGCACGGCCTTGCCGCCGCCGGCCCGGATGCGGGTCATCAGATCGGCGCGGGTCAGCCGGCCGGGCACGACATGATAGGTCAGCACCCCGGTCAGCCGGTCGCGGGCCGATGGTGCCATCAGCCCGTCGACCGTGCCCGCGGGCAGGGCGTCGAAAGCCGCATTGGTCGGGGCGAAGACGGTGAACGGGCCGGGGCCCGACAGGGCATCCACCAGCCCTGCCTGTTTCACGGCCGCCACCAGCGTGGTGTGATCGGCCGAATTGACCGCGTTCTCGACGATGGTCTTGCCGGCATACATGGGCGCTCCGCCCACCTCGACCGGTTCCATGGGCGCGGCCGACGCCATATGCCGGCCGCCCTGCATGCCGCCGCCGGCACAGCCGGCCAGACCGGCCCCCAGCATCAGAGCGAGGGCAAGGGTTGCGGCGCGGGCGCTGGCCCGGCCGGAGGTCGTGACACTGGTCATCCGATGTCTCCCTGGTTCGCTGCGGGCAGGGCGGGCCGATGCGGCTCGGGCCCTGCTCCATGCAAGCCTTACGGGGCGCCCCGGCGAAACGGATGCAGCGGCCTGCCGAAAAAAGCCGCAGGCCTGCGGGCCGGCCCTTTTCCGGTCACAACTCTGGCTCTCGGATGCCCGGTATCGCTCACGTGCATGGCAGGGCGATCCGGGCGACAGTCGGGATGTGGCCGCGACGGGCACCAGCACACCTCCCGCCCGTCCCGACCGCGCCGGTCCACCGATCCCGTCGCCCATGTCCCGGCCCCGTCCCGCCGTTCATGGGAGCCCCTCCCTCTCCCGAGGGGCGCCTCCTTTCCCGTAGGAGGCATCGGACCGGCCGTGCGGCGCCCGCCGCGGCCCACCTGCCCCTCTCCCCGGGGGCAGCCGAGACATCATCAGGAGCAACCACCTCAGATGGGCATCGCCTTCCCCCGCGTCGCAACCCGTCTCGCCTTCGCCGCAGCTGCGGTTCTGGCGGTCGCGGCCTGCGACGACGCCGACGCCCCGAGCACGCCGCCGGCCGAGCAGTCGGCCCCGGCCCCCGCCCCCTCGGCTCCCGCACCGTCGGCGCCCGCCCCGAGCGCCCCCGCCCAGCCCGCCCCGTCCGATCAGAGCGGTGCCCCGACGGCGCCGAACACGCCTGCCCCGGTCTCTCCCAGCCCGACCACGCCGGCGCAGCCGGCGCCCGATGCGCCGGGCGATGCCAGCAGCGGCGCCACCAGCCCCGGCGCGGGCGATACCGGTTCGGCCGGCAGTTCCGGCTCGGGCAGCAGCAATCTTGAGCCGCAGAGCGGAACGCCGTCAGGCAACCCCGCCGGCGGCGCCACCTGATCGGTCCGACCGTGAAGCAGGTCGCCGGAAGGGTGCGCCGGCGATCGGGTTCCCCTTGAAGGACCGACAGGACGGGTCGGGTGTGCCGCAAGGCGCATCCGGCCCGTTCCCTTTCTGGTACCTCCCTTTCAGGTACCCTCCCACACTGTCTCGAAGCCCGCCGTCCGGCGGGCTTTCGCCGTTTTGTGACCCCCGTCACCGCCAAGCGTTGCCCGAAGGTGACCCCTCCGGAATTTCTGGACCCGATCATCCAGAAATGTCTTGAAGCCCCCGCCGGATCGGCCATCTTGTGCGGAAACCAATTCGTGGTCGCCCTGGTCCAATAATTCGGGCGGTCCGGTCATTCGGCGGAGGCGGTATGAAGAAGATCATCCTTGGCGCGGTGGTCGTTGCGGCACTGGTCGGCGGTGGCTGGTACGGCGCGGAATGGTGGCGCCATGGCCGCTTCGTCGAAAGCACCGACGACGCCTATGTCCATGGCGATATCGCCAACATCGCGCCGCGTGTGGCCGGCCAGGTCACCGAGGTGGCGGTGAAGGACAACACCTCGATCGATGCGGGCGCCCTGCTGTTCCGGATCGACGATGCCGACTACAAGGCCAAGGTTGCCGAAGCCGAGGCGGCGCTGGCCCGCGCCCGGGCGTCGGTCGACGTGATCGACCGCCAGCTGGAGCTGCAGAAGACCGAGATCGCGCGCGCCGAGGCCGGCGTCGCCTCGGCCGAGGCGGAACGCGCCCGCGCGGCCGGTGACCTCAAGCGCTATGCCGAGCTGAACCGTACCGCCGCCGCCAGTGCCCAGCGCTACGACACCGCCCGCGCCGATGCCCGCAAGGCCGAGGCGTCGCTGGCCGAGGCCAGGGCCGCCGTGGCGGCCGCCAGGGGCCAGGTGCCGGTGCTGGAAGCGAACCGCGTCGAGGCCGAGGCCCAGATCGCCTCTGCCGAGGCGACGCTGCAGGCGGCACGGCTCGATCTTGCCCATACCGTGGTCCGGGCACCCCAGTCGGGGATCGTGGCCAACCGTTCGGTCGAGCCCGGCGAATACGTCAAGGCCGGCCAGACCGCGCTTGCGATCGTGCCGCTGCCCGAGACCTATGTGGTCGCGAATTTCAAGGAGACCCAGCTTGCGGCAATGCGCCCCGGCCAGCCGGTGACCATCGCGGTCGACGCCCTCGGCGGGCGGGAACTCCATGGCCGGGTCGAAAGCCTGTCGCCGGCCAGCGGTGCGCGTTTCAGCCTGCTGCCGCCCGAGAACGCCACCGGCAACTTCACCAAGATCGTCCAGCGCGTGCCGGTCCGCATCGCGGTCGACGAGGCCGATCCCGCGGCGAAGCTGCTGGTGCCGGGCCTGTCGG
This genomic interval from Tistrella mobilis contains the following:
- a CDS encoding ABC transporter permease is translated as MPAVRLSLAEAGGPPGDPRAGRAGLPAVAAALLLAGLPLGFIAVEAVAGGLGLGLLGDGRVLQAGLNTLVTALASTVAALVLGGGAALLAGLTDLPGRRGFAALALLPMLIPSQIAALAWGRAFDPAGPLARVLGLGGFGPNPLESAWGVWLVMGVEHMPIAFLAVIGAVTRIPAEPAEAARVAGAGPSAALAVAARPLVAPALAAAAALSLVSAAGNFGVPALLGIPGDYPVLSTLIYQRLSGFGPAAVGEAAALAGLLGLGTLGLLRLQSLMAGRAARVADGGRLVPRLPLGRRRRQIAGPAWMLMIALSLLPLAALVAASLVPAPGVPLTAATASLDGYRAALDLRHGAGGAVITSAWLALATALVSVAVALPLGLLAARGAPAARLAAGGFDLALALPGTVFAIGVILAFLPPLPGIGLTLYGTPAILLAAYLGRFPGLVLAPVRAAAERLDPAPEQAARLAGAGFPARIRVGAWPALAGPAAGGALLVLLTAFNELTLSALLWSRGAETVGVAIYARQAEGDSAGAAALSVVALAAALGLAGLAFRMIARLPGLESAFGDRP
- a CDS encoding ABC transporter substrate-binding protein, yielding MKTPTLLLAAALAAATLMPAAADAAQGRLVVYTSTPNKAMADLIAAFNKAEPEVTVEFFRSGTTEVLAKLDAEFAAGSPEPDLLLIADSVAMAGLKARDRLAAWPDAPVEGLPATSYDQDRTWFGTKIIATGIAWNTAAGLPAPTGWADLAAPAAKDRVVMPSPLYSGAATIHVGTVTATQGLGWSYMEALKANGATALQGNGAVLDAVATGRAAYGVLVDFMAFNAAAKGSPVGFVYPAEGATAVTEPVAILKTARNVDAARAFVAWLLSETGQRFAVAQGYMPLRPEAGAPPGRPATVRLLEIAPDALAATGEETRRRFAALFGG
- a CDS encoding anti-sigma factor; the protein is MTAGPTDPREVPDPRDVDIAEYVLGTLDEPARTALRAEIARDPALRAAVADWERRLAPMALALDPVAPPARLKARIDASLAGDTSRSEAAQVIDLRRGLTLWRWTAGAAGLAAVAAAAMAAFLLIRQPLPDPDATRLVAVLRPLEAAEAPTWVVSAEPGEGFGRKRLLVRTLGVPAAGTAAEAAPGPRDFELWALPGEGAAPVSLGLIDPAHETRVDLPATLGPRLGDGLGLAVSIEPAGGSPSGAPTGPVVLIGALTRTGG
- a CDS encoding sigma-70 family RNA polymerase sigma factor; the encoded protein is MDHGPETDGLHDLLTAVGTGDRRAFDALYLRLSGRLHAVALRMLRDADLAEDAVHDAFVQIWRNAGRYDRARGEVTAWAIGILRYRALDLLRRRGRETAADPVIVADLADQAAAADADSPPTFTTPELPGRINRLETCLAELSEGARGSVRLAYVDGLSHGEIAGRTGQPLGTVKSWIRRGLAALKECLER
- a CDS encoding fasciclin domain-containing protein, whose amino-acid sequence is MQGGRHMASAAPMEPVEVGGAPMYAGKTIVENAVNSADHTTLVAAVKQAGLVDALSGPGPFTVFAPTNAAFDALPAGTVDGLMAPSARDRLTGVLTYHVVPGRLTRADLMTRIRAGGGKAVLTTLSGGTLTAMMNGPDNIVIADAGGHTADISTYDVLQSNGVIQVIDRVLIPKG
- a CDS encoding HlyD family secretion protein, which gives rise to MKKIILGAVVVAALVGGGWYGAEWWRHGRFVESTDDAYVHGDIANIAPRVAGQVTEVAVKDNTSIDAGALLFRIDDADYKAKVAEAEAALARARASVDVIDRQLELQKTEIARAEAGVASAEAERARAAGDLKRYAELNRTAAASAQRYDTARADARKAEASLAEARAAVAAARGQVPVLEANRVEAEAQIASAEATLQAARLDLAHTVVRAPQSGIVANRSVEPGEYVKAGQTALAIVPLPETYVVANFKETQLAAMRPGQPVTIAVDALGGRELHGRVESLSPASGARFSLLPPENATGNFTKIVQRVPVRIAVDEADPAAKLLVPGLSVVVAVDTAAEPAAEAVQPQYGLGAEPTAPRLAQR